AAGGGAAATTAGCCAGtttgtcagtgtgtgtgtgtgccgggaAAGCATTAAAAAGCGGGTCTGGCAGTTGCCGAACAAAAGAAGGGTGTGAAGAGAGCGAATGGGAGAGACGTGCGGGAAAAGCCGGGCAGGAAAATATCCATTACTAACGACCTGATTTTAAATACCtttaccttccttttttgttgttgttgttgctgtttgcacACACTTCCTCGCCACCCTGGTCCAATTGTTGTTGAAATTGCTTACGGATCGGATCCGGCCGTTCGGGTCTCGTACAAGGACACACATTAGCCTGGTGGTGGCTGCGAAGAGATTATGCCATAACTGGTCGCTGTTAGTGTGTCTTTCTGTACGTGAGGCACGAAATAAATTGTTGCCAGCATACAAATCATCTTACGGGCAATTTTCAACACTCCGCCACAGTGACGAATCTTTAACATTCGAGAGCGCGGCGCCGTGCAGAGCTGGGGGCAGACAGTAATGAGCTTGCACGGTCGTTCGGCGCTTTGGTGCGGTTAATGTCTTTGGTGCGTttcacacacagcacagctgTTCGGACGTCGTGGTTTGATTGGGTTTGAAGATTTAATTTCAGTTTTATTTGCAGCGTTCGattgtaatttttaaaaaagtaGAGTCAGACAGAGGTACGAAGTCGCACGAAGCGATCATCATCAAAGATTGAGCATGAGCACGTAACATCCAATACTAACGGAAACATAACGCACAAACTTTCTGTTTAAAGCAATCAAAGGAGTAACACGAAACATCAATAAATGTTTACGATCGGTTGATCGTGTCCTAGAATTTGCAGAAAAGCTTGTCATTATTGTGCCAATCTTTGGGCAATCATTTCAGCAAATGAAAACGTGAAAGATATTATCTTTCAACCGATCATCACTAGCGCTTCCCAAATTAAACTGATATCGCACGCGGAATGAGCTTCAAAGACGATGCTTGCTTGCTTCACACACATTGCTATTACGCCAGATTGATGGGGACGGACAGGGCCGCGGGCCAACTTAACATCCGCAAGCGTATAATCTGATACTTTATCTAAATCTTACCCTCGGCTTTGATCTGATCGATTCAATCAATGCTCCATCCAACCATCGAATAATCAATGAGCCTGTGAAGTTTTTGGAGGGATTTTCGTACGTGCTGCACATTTGCTCACATCCTTCCTCCCAGAGGCGGAAGTGAATTGGAATTAattggtgaaagaaaaaaagaaaaaaaggccgGCCTACGATTTACGGTTCGCTAGTAATGATCGCGCAACGTTGGCATTCAAACCGTAATAGTAGTGTTAGGTATGATTTACCTGTGCCCCGTATACCGTGCTTCGCCGTGCCGGAATGCGAAAAGGGATGGTGAGGCATACGAAATGCGGCGAAAGAACCAAACGATCTTTCGCAAGTGACTTTCAAAACAACCCGCTGGGGTGGTAGGGGTAATTCGTACCAATTCTTGGTTCTTACGCCGGCATCGCTCCATCGCTCCCTTAATGGGAAGGTTTGCGAATGGTAATGGATGGGTTTCTCCGATGCCAACCGCAACGAcagagagtaaaaaaaaaacaacaacccctGAATGATGTTTAAGCGACCGAGCGAGATGagggaaaaaatgaataaGATCCAAATTAGAAATGCTGCCCGTAGCATCACCGCCGCCATCGGCGACTGTCGGCGTGTGTAATTTCACTCGCCAAGTCCCCGATCTGCCCTTCGTATGCCATTCACGGGCCAGTTTAATTGTGCTTTTAATTAAGTGTTATGCACATCCACCCCGATATAAGCGCCGCTGGCCGATGGGTCCACTGGTTGTGTGAGGCCGCGTGAGAGCCGGAACGGGTCAACTGCAGTAGTTGTAGATTAGCCCAGCTGCTCCCGGCATTTCAACTCAGCAAATGGAGCGACAATAGCGCTGAGAACGGAAGTGCAGCGGAGCCGGCAATACGTGTTGAATCTAATTTGCCCAGAATTTAGTTCGCAGCGACACACAGGACGTTTCGAGGCCCGAGACCCGCGGGCTATCCCGGACGAATCCGTTGGACCCCATTGGAAACCTCCTCCCGCTTCCCACTTGCGGTTGTGTGTCGTTCATTATTCAGATCATTTGACTGACAGGTCGACCGTCGGTTAACTCTTCCAATCGCGCGAGTCATTTGTCCATCTCAGCAACCTCCCATGCCCACCCGTCCCTCGCGGCTCCCTGAAGCAGGCACCGAGCCGAAGTGACAACCCCGTGGAAGATTGAAGTGGAAGTTTCCCGCGCGGTGTGTTCCcgttttgaatgattttcgcACTAATGGGCAACGGGTAATGATGGTGGTTTGCCGTTGCAATCACGAACGCCACGCTGCGAGCATTGAATTCTAGACTCGTTTGTTCGCTGCTGGTTATTTTTTGCGCACTTGCTTGGACCGTAAACGCAGATGCTGTAATATGCTGTCACGGTGCTCTAACCCCGCACGGCTCTAGCATTAAATGCAAAGGAACGTCGTGCAGGTGTTCCGATACATTCGCATGACACTTTTTCGAACTGTTTCGAAAGGGTGTCTATTTTTCACAGCCAGGTACGGGGTCTGTCGAAAATTGGCAGTAATTCAAAAAGCACGTCTCTATAATAAACCTGGTGGTTTCCTTGCGGTCCGCGTTTTACGGTTTCGTCTTCGTGTGTCCGTGGGTTTTCGCAAAGTActctatacacacacatacacacagttcTCAGCCAACCGCATGAAAGGGGAAGACAataaagtttttctttccaaTCGGATAGTGGCCTGGAGTCACGGCATGCGGTTTgcgcacacacgaacacaaacacacacacaggcctCGAGGCCATCCGAGGTACAGCCGAAAAAGACGCAACATTATCCTACTATCTATGCACAACTGCCGAGAGTGAGTGTAAGCATAATAAATTACATGCACGCTCCTCGCTCGTTCTTcctctgcccccccccccctcccgatCCTGCCAACACCGGACAGAACTGGCGaagaatgcacacacacatacacacacacactccccccGGAGGCAGCCAGCCAGCTGGTAAAGGGTCGTGTGGTGCGGAACCAATGGTCCAGGCAAACGGTTTTTGTCTCCAAGACCAGTAAATTTGTTGGCAGCCAAAAACGGGACAGAGAcgaaaggcacacacacatggcggTGCAGCAAACGTGCTGCCCGGGCAACGTGAAAGGCCAGCAAAGGAACACACGAGccctctctctcgcgctcCTCCAAGGCGGCTCGGTGCAATAGGGTGCAAGAGGTGGCGCGCAATAGGAACTATAAATTTTGCCTTCCATGCTCATTTATCAGAGCCCACGGATCAGTAGATTCCATAAATGAAGCAATAAATTTCGCAACACATCGAGCAACACTGCAGTACACCCGGAGCAAACGTGCCGGCGCGAGGCTAGTTGCAAGATACGTTTAAGAATACGTGCGGGCTGCGTGAGGCTTTGACTggcgtgcttttttttgcgtgtgcaCCTGGGTTGTCAGTTCGAAAACAAAGCCGTAAGCCGTAGACTAGCCCGCCCTACAACAATCGTCAACCACTCAAATGTAAGGGATCATCGGACAGGATCGTGAGCGGTGACTTCCTCCCGATTTTCGTTCGTACCGGCGATCCCGAAACGGACCGGGAACAACGGCCCGAAACTCATCGGATTGTTTTCTTATCTATCGCGGGTTGAGGATAGCAGCAGCGGTCACTAGCACCGTTTCATTTCCGTTCGCGTCTCGGGACGTGGTGCCGAAAGTCGTAGTAATGTAAGTTATTTGTTCATTCCAAAATAGCACTCTTGTTCCCGCAGGCTGCTGTCGTGCTGTTTGGTTTCTCGCGGCCTGTTGTATCGTGCATGTATCGCGGCAGAGACGTTTGATGCGACCTCATCGTCGGTATGAAGCATTTGTCCCATCTAgcagaaacacaaacacacatagaaTGGACGATGCCGGTATGATGGAACTCAAAGCCTTTGATGTCCGCCGGCCCTGTACCTGCGGCAAGGGACGCTTTTTCCCTTTCAACATCCCAAAGACGTGCCGAACTTGTCCAGGCTTAAGAGTCAGAAGTTAAGAAGAGTTAAGAGACAGTGGCCGTGGTTGGTTTCGGTAGCTGACTTAAGCTTAGCAGTACGTTTGCGATGAGTCCCGTCTACCATTGGGATCATTTGCATAACACCCCAGGATGGACAAGGGGTCTTCAATTCGCATCTAATTGCTATGGGAAATCAACAGTCCATTGAGAGTGTTGGTTAAGGCCTtaagaatagaaaaaaaatccgctCCGATCTCTTACCAGTTCATCAGGTCCTCCTTAAGGAAGAGAAGATATCCGCTGTTTGGTTCCTGTAGAAGTCTTACATCACGTGATGTTACTTGTGTTCAATTTGCTTCTATGACACACTGACCTTTTCGCTTCGTTCGTCCGCATTTTGTTTCTGGGTGAAGAACGGCACGTGAGCCAAACTGATCGCTTCATGGCACAAGATCAACCTCCATCTTCTTCTACATACCGCTTTCTCTGCGCGGCCATCCGCACCGACCCTTAGATCTCGTGCCATTCGCGTAACGCGTTAATGTGGCCGCCGGCCAAAACTATTGCTACACACCGAGATGCGCTGATTTTCGTCGGTTTTCACGGCCATTTGCCAATCACACGAAGCCATTGCCACTTTCGAACACTGCGAGCAATTGCATGCAgaatcaaaataaacacatcacagcaacccgcacacacacgcacacacttacaGCCGAACTGTCAAATGCCTGCGGGTGATCGCGTAGCAGCTGTCAGTTTGGGGCTGTGGTTCCGTTTCATAATCCGGCGGAAGCGGGTGAACTTTTCTCCTGCTGTCTCGTTATAAACGCGTCCGAGGAGTTTACGACGGGTCTCGTTCCGGGTTTGGTCGGTTTCCGATTGCgtatgctgtgctgtgtgtgtgattgttatGCCGTTTGTGTGGACGTGATTCTTGCTGAACCTTTGATTGTGCTCCATTGTTAGTGATTGTGGCGTGGCCTAAACCCCAAGTAAGTGGCTGTTTTGTCATTGTTTTCATATATTTCGGTATTTTTCGTGTTGAAAATTTGTGCAGAGCAATTTGAGTACCCCAGCACCATCACGCGCAGTGGGACAGCGCGGTTGCGGAAGATAGTAAAGAAAATTGGCACAAATTAAAACTGCGCATCCCTTACTAGCTCACGCCCGAGCACACCCTGAAGAAACCCCTCACAACCCCGAAATCACTTGGCAAGTGAAGAGAGACGCACCGCAATGGCGCAAATTGCCGCGCTCGAGAGGGTCGATAATTGCTGCGCGCCGGTCCGTGTGTCGCAACAGCGGATGGCGTCGGGCTGATAGTTTGGTGCTTAAAATTGTCATAAATCAGCATTAAAACTATACGCGATACTCGAAACTCGCAACCTGCTCTGGCCCCTCGAAAATAGGAGGGGTAACCGATCGCACCTCGATATTCCGGTCGGGGGGAGCGAAGTGGTGTGGATCGGGTTGGAATTGTTCGATTGAAACGGTAACAATAATGTATGTAGGAGGGTTAAAAGGGAGGTGAGAGTGGCGGGTgagaaataaatataaaataaatttatgataaattttattatttaacagCTTTCGCTCGTTCTGACCGGCGCACTGGAATGAGGTTAAAGATATCGATGGCCCTTGCGCAAATGGTATGGCTGCGGTATAATTCAACTATAAAAAGAAGGAGCACTCGCGCCCGTAGAATGAtcatgacgacgatgatgatgatagcgGTCGTGCACTATCAATTCCCATTGCTTCGGCAGTACTTGCCAAGCGGCCGTAGAGTTGCTGTTAGGGCATTTTATGATAGTTATTAGTTTCGTTAAAAATTTATAACACATGCGCTTCGTTAGCGAGCGTTTCGAAATGAGTGGCCGGGAAAACGCGGTTCCATCATCTCAGCCACTTTGACGGAGGGTGCAAATCTAGAGCACTGAGCTCTGGAACCGCAAACGCGCCGGGTTATGGCTATGCATGCCACAGAGTGGCTCATTTTGACTAGCCGGGgcacggtttgtgtgtgtgtgtgcaccgtGTTGGCAGCATTCGCACCGAGCTGTAAAGAAGCTGCATTTTCGAACCACCTTGGTTGGCCATTCGCCATTCCTCGAAACTTCCCCGAGTGCTCTCACGAAGAGCCAAAAGAAAGAAGGATttcgagtgtgtgcgtgtatgtgtttgcaCGAGTGGTTGACGGATACACTCGAGACTCTTCTCGCGGCTCAAATGGGCCCTCTCGTCTGGGCCCCATTCTTCACATTTTGAAAGTTACCTGTTCTTTAGCCCGCCGCTCACACTGCTCCTGCCACTGGGAAAGGGAAAACCATCCCTCTAAGCGACACGCAGCGCAGTCACACATTTGCAGGTTGCGCGAAGGGTACGGTGGGGGCTGTTCGTGGAAAACCGTTTCACGCTGGGTCGTGAAATTTGTTGgggttttattacatttttcaatccTTCACAGCAGCGAACGCAAGTTACCCCACACTGCCGCCGCCGGATGCGATTTGAGTCGGAAATTGGACGTGAACACGTTTCGGGGTAGGAAAATGTAAACCATCCCTCCGTACTACAGCAACCCCATTGCGTGCACACGGTTTTCTTTTCACACTTATGTGCCATTCTCCGGGCGTGCTTTCGACTGTTCTTGACAGCCTCGCTTCTCGGGGTGTGTTGGGTTGTTCTGTTTGGTTCCGCATTTCTTGGTCGCTTGCTTTGAAAGGGTGTGAAGGGCCGCAGCAAAACCTGGCTGTGAGATGGTTTCGGTTCTGAAGCGTCTCGGCAGCGTAAAAAACGCAGTTGtctttttgttaatttacGGCTGTTATTGAAACGAGCGAGAATGGGTAATAAATGTTGGGCTGATTAGATTTGGATTTTGTAGCGGTGATTTATATATTAAAATGCTTCTTTTCGATCCATGCGATGGGGGAAGAACTTTTGAAAATGAACCGGGTGTTCGGAGTGTCTGGCgactaattaaattttaaatgttaGACGTACAGGCAACGTACTAATGAACGCCTTTGTTAGCTATTGAATTATTCTTGTGTGAGACTCAAGCATTTGCTTGCCATAGATAtgtattaaatatatttatcaAACATTTCCAACGATTCCATGAATAATACATACTCTGCAGTCTGTCTTTAAACATTATCTGTTTAAATACAGTTTCACGTTCGGTTCCTTGttgtaaaacttttaaaaataCAGTGAGTATTATTGAGCAGCATAATTAAACTTAAGCTTTTTGTAATCCGCACAATTTTATTTATGCATTGAGAATAATCATTTTTGGTGTATTTATGTATGTACCGCAAAATTTCCATTTGAGCTGTGATGGCTTGCAAGTAGCCATTTGTTTCTTAATCGCTGAACTAACATTATAACCATTctttgcataatttatttttccaaatGAGAGGCGAACCATTTAACGCTTAAACACACTTCTTATTAACATTTTTTCTTAAActcaaacacaagcacacacacacacacaaacatatatCCAGGGCACGATGGAAGAATCAAACCGTGACCGTATCTTAATAAGCACGgccagaagcagcagcagcagcatggttCACGTaccaattaaattaaaatcgaGCTTGGGCTGTCGAACGGCCAACGGTTCCTGCGAGAGGTCTTAGCCTAGGGCTGACCTTTCAGGTATATACACGCTCAAATCAATCCGCTTCAATCCCGTGCCAAACTCGTTATGTTCCATTTCCACACTCTTGGtgcgcggtggtggtgtgcatTGCATTAACTCAACCGCCAGGTCCAGTTGCAACTTTTCCCACAATCTGCGCAACATCTGCTGTGTTGTTTGCTTTCAGACAGCCCCCAGGATCGCGCGTGTTCCCCCTCACCGATGGGCCACAGCTTTCGATCCAAGAGGTATTTAACTTCACTTTTATCCGGCGTtgcgtttattttgttttccataaATTTACATCGGCAAGTAGCGCCCAGCACCGTCCCGCGGCTGCCGCCAATAATCGGCCAAAGGCTTAAGCTGTGGACGAGGGATGgcgagagaaaagaaagaaagaaaaaaaaacaaccgaaataaaataaaacccaacagggaaaagaaaaagcgaCAAAATGCATATTAAGCGACAGCCCAAAATTGCTacgaaatattaattattcatGCTTCAGCTCATTAGCTGCGGCTTAATATTTCGCTGTCTAGTAGAGCGTCGAGGCTAAAATTGATAATTCTGCTGACGGATTTACGTCCCCGCGCTACACACCGGGTCGGCATGAcatgattaaaataaaaattgaatCTAAAATTCTCCCCGACACGACACGATGCTCTGGCGCAGATGATGCTAATGTTGTGGTTAGTGCGAATGTGCAAAGGGGttgtggtttggtttggtggtgCCGGGTGGAAAGCGATAGGATCAGCGATGTCAATACAAAATCCCATGATAAACCGATCCCACACCGGGCgatgttaaaaattaaaccaaaactGATACCCCCTACACTGCAAGTGCATAAAAGGACGCGGGTAAAAGGACAACGACCGGTCCCGTACAGCTTGGTAGCGGGACTGCGCATTGCCAAAGggggtgctggtgctggtgctggtggcgcGCACCGACATATGGACATCAATAAAATATGAGCCGTTTACTGCAATGGAAAGGTTCTCAGCTTTTGCTCCTGCTGCACTGCTGGCGTTGCAGTGTGATAAAGTGCTGATACGGTCAGTCACAATCCATCACGAACCTTTTAACTGTTCGGAGAGCAGTGGGGCCTTCTCCGCTCTCCCTCCCTTTCTTCTCTTGCCCCGCATCTGTGTTAATCAGCAGTCAGGTTTGGTTGCATGCGCGCACCGAAGCGTACTTGCTTGAAACATGATTATGATTTTAACCTATCGCAATCAGAATGTTGGCCTCTCTCGCTCGCCGTGGTATTTATGATTTGATTGGCATATGTGTTGTGTGCGCGCACACAGATGGCCGAATGGTGGAGCgagggtaaaaaaaaaccgtccgGCCTATGGGTAGGAAACCTTTTGAAGCCATGTTAATGCAGCCAGCGTTGCATCGTTGTCCTGTTTGTGCAAGCGcaaatgtaataaatttaaGTGGAATAAAGTAATCACAAAGCCGGCGTCTcggttgtgttgtgctgtATAAAACTGGCGTTCGCATTGCCTAACCATTAAAGCGtcataaaaatgatgacaCATTGCCTTCCGTCGCACCGTAGAAGTAGCGTCAGACGAAGCAGTCGAACCATTTTTACCAAACACATGGCAATACTTTCTACCACAACACTTCCTTATGAAGATCTAGTCCCGCTGCGTGCCCAACCCTCAAATCAAATCAGCCTACTAAAATGGGAAACATTCCAATTCCACAGCACCAGACACTTACGCGACTAAACGATCCATTCCGCcaagacagcagcagcaaaaaagcaagGTGGTCACAGGCGATCAAAATTATCGTGGCGGTGTGGTCATCGTGGTTCGCTTTCCGTGAgccacgcaaacacacacacacacacacacacacacacacacacacacacacacaccacacacacacacacacacacacacacacacacacacacacacacacacacacacacacacacacacacacacacacacacagagctggCCTCGATTTTCTGGTTCGCAGGCCAAGCACCACGCACCGCTTGCCGGCGAGGGAATCCGATTGGTCGATGGCGGGCAGCACgttgtaaaaatgcaaattaacGCGGCTCTAAATCCGAGCGCGAGCGAGTGTGTAATGCATTCTGACCGGCATTAATGATGCATCGCTTATGTTtctatctttctttctttctttcagttttgtttttttgcgcaACACACTTATCATAATTGAAAAGGATTAAGAAAGAATACAGAAACAACGTTCATCGATATCATTTTGACCAACGGGAACCACTTTTGGGTAGTATCACGGCTCCCCTCCAAAACGATCGGCTTTAGTTTTTGTTgatggtggatggaaaacCCGAAATCCCTCTCGTTACTGTCTCTCTCCCTTGTTCCTCATCGCTCAATCCCTTTCTAATCCCGCTGTGGCTCCAAGGCTCCATGACGAGCCGTGTCTTACCAACATTGCGGCCATTCCGTGCCGGGGCTGCCTGtgcctttttctttcctttcattGATAGCGAGAAGGTAACGaaggtttttattatttccgtTGTAAATGTTAATTGCCTCATTAATTGATAGTTATCTTTATCGCGCACGGCAGCGAAGTGGTGAGATCGGGGGCCCCAAATGCGAATGCGTTTCGTCGTCCGACTCCCATTCACGGTTGGACGGTGAAAAAGGTCGAGAAGTCCGAAAATGTGATGTGTTACACACTGCTTGCACACGCGGAGTGGGGTTGGGGAAAGCAACGGGGTGTCACATGTCACACAACGATGTTAATCTGCTGAGGTTTTCTGTTCGTTCTCACTGACGTGACGTTTGTTACGTCTGCTCTAAGGAGGGAATGTTTCCGCCCTCCCTCCTCCCTGCCGATGGCATTAATCATCCCGGACACTtagcgagagaaagaggcaAGGCTGTGTTTGCTTTCAGGGCCGATCGTTCGAACAAGCCAACACTCGTACGGACGATCGATCAGGAGGACGCTGATCAGCTGCTGACGGTGCGCGATGACGATCCGTTCTACGACTCCGTGCCATCTTCCATCAGCAGTCACGTATACCGGCCTGTTGCACCGCTTGGGTTTGCGTGCCCCCTCCCGCTTCACGACGTGGAGAATGAAGAGTTAATCAAACACGGGGAATGGGGGAGCCACAGTCTAAACATATGGCTCACGGGGAGGGGGGtttgaaattaaatgcaatCTCACGAGTTTCGTTTGTGCCGCCGTGGTGGCATGGCAGCAGAGCAGGCAACACCACGTGCTAAACAGCGCCTACAGCGCGCCTGTTCATACAAAGTCAGTTTCCATAATAATCATCCAACTCATCCacgatgatgctgctgatgatgatgccaaCGGTGGGTGGTGTTGGAGGCGAAGCAACGCTAAAAACGTGTAAATAAAAGTGTAATGCTCATTCCATAAATTGTGTGCCGTGTGTACGTACTGCGTAATATGTCTGTGTATGTTTCGATCCACTGACAGAAGGGGGGGGGATGCATTTTTTCCCACTGCGTTTCGCGCTTGGCCCCGTGCGTCTTCGCTTGGGGCTTTGTCTGTCTTCttccgttttgttgtttggtaaATTTATGCAAGGGCAGCAACCAGCAGCGTAACAGCGCTCTCTGTCTGTCTGGGTGTTCATAGTAGTAGGGGGGTTGGGCGAGGGGTTCGATCTATCGCGGATCTAGTTAATGGTTGTTGTTCAGcaacggtggtggtgctttCGGGAACGAGGCCTCTTGCGTGGCGTTCTCCGTGCTCTTGTGTGAAATTTGTTCGAAACCTAAGCTCTTCTTCGTCGTACCAGCGCTACTACTGGCAGCCCCGGGGCTGGCTGCCGCCCTGGGAAGGGCGGGGAAACATGGAGCGAATGTGGCCGTGGCCGGGGCAGCGGCCTAACATGGCCAATCGCATTTTGAACATGTGCTAAAAAGATAGCCCCCCCAGTCTTGCGCAGCAGTCTGTGGTCTGGTACTGCCGCCGGCCCGAGTCTCTTCCGTTACACCTCCCCCAGCACGGGTCGTACGTTGCGATCGGTGTGTGTATCTTTCGCAGCGAATTGGAGGGAAGTTGTAACACACGTGCTCTTGCAGCCGTGACGCATCGCGAACCGGGCAGGCAGGGAGTTGTGCgatctgtagcataaaatggGTAGTAGTAGCGCCGCGTGGACATAACATCCATAACACattgtgagtgtttgtgtgtgtgtgtgtgtgcattttcttCAATGTTGTTATTCCCCGCGGTTTCCCTCAGCAGCGTCATGGGCGTGTGAGAGATTTGATTACGGGCTCGATTAGAATAATAACCGCGCTCGAGACGAGGCCGAACTTTTGTACTGTTTCGGAGGGGGCTTTCCGAAGCAAAATGATTCTCCATCGATTCCGTGTGCCGCATTTCAAAGTGCAAATTGCATACACGATCGtttatataatttaattttaattcgatAATAATGAATACATATTGCGGGCAATTTGGGTCTGCTCTGTTTGCGGTCTGTATGCCTCGATGGCTCACGTTTACACTGGTACCCGGTTACATTACACCCTAGCGTGGGGCGATGAAGTGGTGCTCGCCGAGCCCCCATTGTagctgaacacacacacactgaagaCATCAACATTTTTAATGCCAAACCTTTCCGCCCTGCCTCCCACGGCTCGGCAAAACACattaattttggaaaaatattattcaatGTTTAGCTTATCTTGCGCTCACCGCCACGAACGCCCTATCGTCGACCGTCGAGACACACCGACACGGCTATGCTCCGGAGAGAGATGCGTCTCCTCCAACACATTCCATAATGTATCGGGCGTATCAGTGGTTTTTGACATATTTATGCCCATCCCGCCAGCCTTGCGCTGTGGATTGGTCGAAACCCGGCATGAggttgaggtttgtttttatctaaTCTCTCACACACCGGCAGCGGGACTATCCCCCTTTCTCGAGCTGCAAAAACAATATCGACTTTGGGCAACTTTGGCCTAGGGTCCAACGCTGCGCTGCGCGAAGAGGTGTAAATAGAATAAATATCGTAACTTCATTCGCAGCATCTCAAAACTGGCACTTTTATCGAATCTCGGTAGAAAGTGCTTGGCCCCGGATACCCCACACCGCACCCGACAGTTAGCGATCGGCTGCCAATCGATCTGCTGCCGGCAGTGAGTCGAAAAGCTGTGAATGATTACACACACGGCGGTGTGGTGCAAGCAATACATCCAGCTTACGTACCACGATGGTGTGAATTCTTTCCCATTTAACAGGGGTAcggtatttgttttttttatctggcTGGTACGAAAAGCGGAGCAGCGGATGGTATTagataaatatttatcacCTTTTTTCCGCTGCAAAACGGTAGAAGTAAAAAAGCTGAGCTTCCTTTTGCACTACAATGCCGGCCCAAATTAGGATCGAACGGTTGTTGGGTGTGCCCTGCGGTAGTTCTAAATCCAATTTATTATTGTACCCCGAATCCCATGAACAACAACCTCGCTCGGTCCTCGGCACTCCTTGCAGCATTGCGACAAGAAGCGACAGAAAAACGACCCCGACGGTGCTCAGCATCTCTTTTTTTCACGCGCGTACCCTTTTTGGCCTTGTTTTTAATATTGCAAGCAAAtacgatttatttatttaacaatCTTGGGCCGATTGTGCTCTAAAACTGAACCAGTCGGACAGGAAAACACATTATAGGGGATGTCTGGTGCGTGAATGTtacttttgcttcttttcaaacactgttttattacttttcgCAGGAGTCCAGGGGACCTTCTGCGGCGTGGAAAAAGGCCTACCAGGCTGTGATGTGCATTCCCCGGTACATATGCCAGCCAATCAGCCGACCATGGCCGTGGATAG
This is a stretch of genomic DNA from Anopheles merus strain MAF chromosome 2R, AmerM5.1, whole genome shotgun sequence. It encodes these proteins:
- the LOC121588924 gene encoding uncharacterized protein LOC121588924 isoform X1, with translation MARDLRVGADGRAEKAVCRRRWRLILCHEAISLAHVPFFTQKQNADERSEKEPNSGYLLFLKEDLMNCADYTLQNFCLASLSTTSVEVRALSAEEETVRVVSSISSHPTDWSDLAWMERMERLAGTRSSKD